From the Primulina tabacum isolate GXHZ01 chromosome 3, ASM2559414v2, whole genome shotgun sequence genome, one window contains:
- the LOC142538471 gene encoding LOW QUALITY PROTEIN: mitochondrial import inner membrane translocase subunit TIM50-like (The sequence of the model RefSeq protein was modified relative to this genomic sequence to represent the inferred CDS: deleted 1 base in 1 codon), with product FNACNPYQSRISAIISRNYRRLPSAVFTEPPKDPIIASAIIGNQPPPPPSDAPTLPPVSGDKKNSWSFLKYGLVAAVTGGVATASYAPTYAYSLDEVDQKTKAFRDSANFIVGEDASTYDKFQSYVRAAAVTVPAKLVDTYLDLRRLTEEHVRGFTEPTSDKLLPDLHPLEQHVFTLVLDLNKTLICSDWKRDRVWRTFKRPGVDAFLEHLAQFYEIVVYSDELSMYVDPVVERLDPKHCIRYSLSRDATRYTDGKHFRDLSMLNRDPAKVLYISGQALESCLQRENCVPIKQWEGEADDTVLLHLIPFLEYVAKHRPVDIRTVLASYEDRDIAKEFMERSTEHQRRKQEQKQQSHFWRR from the exons TTTAACGCCTGCAACCCTTACCAATCGCGTATCTCCGCGATCATTTCCAGGAATTATCGCCGATTACCCTCGGCAGTTTTCACAGAACCTCCCAAAGATCCAATAATCGCATCCGCGATTATTGGCAATCAGCCTCCTCCGCCGCCAAGTGATGCCCCGACTTTACCTCCGGTATCCGGTGATAAGAAGAATTCTTGGAGCTTTCTCAAGTACGGCCTCGTCGCCGCTGTTACTGGTGGCGTTGCCACTGCTAGCTATGCACCTACCTATG CATACTCATTGGATGAGGTCGATCAAAAGACAAAGGCCTTTCGTGACTCTGCAAATTTTATTGTTGGGGAAGATGCATCTACTTATGAC AAATTTCAATCTTATGTACGAGCCGCTGCAGTGACAg TGCCTGCCAAGTTAGTCGACACATACCTGGACCTCAGACGGTTAACCGAAGAACACGTTCGG GGTTTTACTGAACCAACATCTGACAAG CTCCTGCCAGATTTGCATCCTTTGGAGCAACATGTTTTTACCCTTGTTCTTGATCTGAATAAAACACTAATTTGTTCTGATTGGAAG CGTGACCGGGTGTGGAGAACATTCAAAAGACCTGGTGTAGATGCTTTTTTGGAGCATTTAgctcaattttatgaaattgtAGTATATTCTGACGAGCTAAGTATG TATGTTGATCCTGTTGTTGAAAGATTGGATCCAAAGCACTGTATTCGTTATAGTCTTTCAAGGGATGCAACGAGATACACAGATGGAAAACACTTTAGG GACCTTTCAATGCTTAACAGGGATCCTGCAAAAGTTCTATACATTAGTGGTCAGGCCCTAGAGAGTTGTCTTCAGCGTGAAAACTGTGTTCCGATAAAACAGTGGGAAGGAGAAGCAGACGACACTGTCCTTTTACATCTTATTCCATTCCTTGAAT ATGTTGCTAAACACAGACCAGTTGATATTCGAACTGTTCTAGCCTCATATGAAGACCGTGATATTGCCAAAGAGTTCATGGAGCGTTCCACAGAGCATCAAAG GAGGAAGCAAGAGCAAAAGCAGCAGAGTCATTTCTGGAGACGTTAG
- the LOC142540659 gene encoding DEK domain-containing chromatin-associated protein 4-like has product MGEGDMVPDKPESLENGNTELEEEPGALKDNKEEHQGEKNAMEEDKKDDGKVEANDMDVDEEINKTEEIEETVKNGEVVKEGKNNEGEEENKEEDKQAIVAEGKVEAKDEVMDRDVMEKTQETGDKVEEEVGVGDEERSEEPKPKKGLTKKRPRTKNDAGKKEKIKKKEPVDKKQKPKTSNEKKVEEHERSTEKKEDPKTPMTYTTDRPVRERKSVERLVATIEKDAAKEFHVEKGRGTALKDIPNVAYKLSRKKNDDTFRLLHNILFGRRGKAAEFKNNMSRFSGFVWHDDEEKQTIKVKEKLDKIVKEKLVEFCDLFDIPVSKANTRKEDIISKLIEFLMAPHATTAELLVDKEQSSKGKKRKRASKSALESSTPSKGLVKSAKKTESASRKGKETKEGRPYSEDESEDKNDEAREDEDVNGILEKSEDEMSERAESEEKDSESEKADEDEVKQKQGSAKSSVKKRSTGKAKTKKATISKKADPPPEREPVKSPHSRSKSNKGTSAKSTSGKKKDEIVKEKTSTPKKSPSSVSTGKKVLKGKEKPKEAKVTPSDDELRNAICELLKEVDFNTATFTDVLKLLAKRFNEDLAPRKSSIKLMIQEELTKLADSEDEEDDEGGDAGKDEKKASTEV; this is encoded by the exons ATGGGTGAGGGAGATATGGTACCTGATAAGCCTGAGTCCTTGGAAAATGGGAATACTGAGTTGGAGGAAGAGCCAGGGGCTTTGAAGGATAACAAAGAGGAGCATCAAGGCGAAAAGAATGCAATGGAAGAGGATAAAAAGGATGATGGGAAGGTCGAGGCTAATGATATGGATGTGGATGAAGAGATCAATAAAACCGAAGAAATTGAAGAAACAGTAAAAAATGGAGAGGTAGTGAAGGAAGGGAAGAATAATGAAGGAgaggaagaaaataaagaagaagATAAGCAAGCAATTGTTGCAGAAGGGAAGGTGGAAGCCAAGGATGAGGTAATGGACCGTGATGTCATGGAGAAAACCCAGGAAACTGGAGATAAGGTTGAGGAGGAAGTTGGGGTGGGAGATGAGGAAAGGTCTGAAGAGCCTAAACCAAAGAAAGGTCTGACGAAGAAGCGTCCGAGAACAAAGAATGATGCTGGCAAAAAGGAAAAGATTAAGAAAAAGGAACCTGTAGACAAGAAGCAGAAACCTAAAACATCAAATGAAAAAAAGGTCGAAGAACATGAAAGATCAACAGAGAAAAAGGAGGACCCAAAAACTCCAATGACTTACACAACTGACCGGCCTGTACGTGAACGGAAATCTGTGGAAAGGTTGGTGGCCACCATTGAGAAGGATGCCGCCAAGGAATTCCATGTCGAAAAG GGTCGTGGAACTGCACTAAAAGATATTCCTAACG TGGCATACAAGTTGTCAAGAAAGAAGAATGATGATACCTTTAGATTGCTGCATAATATTCTTTTTGGCAGGAGAGGAAAG GCTGCTGAATTTAAGAACAACATGTCAAGATTCTCTGGGTTTGTTTGGCATGACGATGAG GAAAAGCAAACCATAAAAGTAAAAGAAAAACTTGACAAGATTGTCAAAGAGAAGCTCGTGGAGTTCTGTGATCTTTTTGATATACCAGTTTCCAAGGCTAATACGAGAAAG GAAGATATCATCTCAAAGTTGATTGAGTTTTTGATGGCCCCTCATGCAACCACTGCTGAATTGCTTGTGGATAAAGAACAG TCAAGCAAGGGCAAGAAGAGAAAGCGGGCCAGCAAGTCAGCATTGGAGAGTAGCACTCCTTCAAAAGGCTTAGTCAAG AGTGCAAAGAAAACTGAGAGTGCATCTAGAAAGGGGAAGGAGACAAAGGAGGGCAGACCTTATTCAGAAGATGAATCAGAGGACAAGAATGATGAAGCCCGTGAAGATGAAGATGTAAATGGCATTCTAGAGAAGTCAGAGGATGAGATGTCTGAACGAGCTGAAAGTGAAGAGAAAGATAGTGAATCTGAAAAAGCTGATGAGGACGAAGTAAAGCAGAAGCAAGGATCTGCCAAGTCTTCTGTGAAGAAGCGGTCCACTGGAAAAGCCAAAACCAAGAAAGCTACTATATCTAAGAAGGCCGATCCTCCGCCTGAGAGAGAACCTGTAAAATCACCACATAGTCGCTCTAAAAGCAATAAAGGTACGAGTGCAAAGAGTACTTCTGGTAAAAAGAAAGATGAAATAGTCAAGGAGAAGACATCAACTCCAAAGAAGTCTCCATCAAGCGTGAGCACGG GGAAAAAAGTTCTTAAAGGTAAAGAGAAACCCAAGGAAGCTAAAGTGACACCAAGTGACGATGAGCTTAGGAATGCTATTTGTGAACTCCTAAAAGAGgttgacttcaatact GCTACTTTCACCGATGTTCTGAAGCTACTTG CCAAAAGATTCAATGAGGATCTGGCACCAAGAAAATCATCAATAAAGCTCATGATTCAGGAGGAACTTACTAAACTAGCTGATTCGGAAgatgaagaagatgatgaaggtGGTGATGCTGGGAAGGATGAGAAAAAGGCGTCTACCGAAGTGTGA
- the LOC142540660 gene encoding general transcription and DNA repair factor IIH subunit TFB1-1-like isoform X2, whose protein sequence is MDAEVMKRAKYKSSVKDPGVPGVLKLTMERFMFMPSDPKSSARLNVEFGMIKGHKFTKEGAKQALLNLTQDQGGNYILEFDNFPDRDVCRDFVATAIAFHSEAGGVTSDKSAAPVGTEQLSTSEMECRIKLLQENSELQRLHKQFVIGGILTEAEFWATRKKLLEQNDNKRPKQWVALKNEMWTVKPLSDGQSNRVTFNLTPEIIHQIFAEKPAVRQAYLNFVPSKMTEKEFWTKYSRAEYFHSTRNVVAAAAEAALDEELAVFLKQDKMLADEARRKIRRVDPTVDMEADKGDDYIHIPDRGLLNDDTKDVFDAQYEPYRRSFSQNLNQHAAVVLQGRVVDVGLGDARSVAEALIRTKQVELANDLSDSNLDRERSDRISRMTEIEDLWGPQDPSVAPLCIKDPRDYFEFKHANALEPLGDASSGAYTVLRSVRSSEAYDSLRELISDVRERGLKEPLMNPEVSFKVLNVLTQNISSTKFNIGKNPHESVLDGLPKVLKDELLHHWTSIQELLKHFWSSYPVTTKYLYVKLR, encoded by the exons ATGGATGCGGAGGTGATGAAACGTGCTAAGTACAAGTCTTCTGTCAAGGACCCCGGTGTTCCTGGCGTTCTCAAATTG ACTATGGAAAGGTTTATGTTTATGCCCAGTGATCCAAAATCATCTGCAAGGCTGAATGTGGAATTTGGAATGATTAAAG GACACAAATTTACCAAGGAGGGTGCTAAGCAGGCCCTACTGAATCTTACTCAGGACCAG GGTGGAAATTATATTCTTGAGTTCGATAATTTTCCGGATCGTGATGTATGTCGGGACTTTGTCG CCACTGCCATTGCATTTCACAGTGAAGCTGGAGGAGTGACCTCTGATAAGTCCGCGGCACCAGTTGGTACTGAACAACTTAGCACATCAGAAATGGAGTGTCGAATTAAGCTACTTCAGGAAAACAG CGAATTACAGAGACTTCACAAACAATTTGTTATTGGAGGTATCTTGACGGAAGCTGAATTCTGGGCGACAAGGAAG AAATTGCTGGAGCAGAATGACAATAAACGGCCAAAGCAGTGGGTTGCTTTAAAAAACGAAATGTGGACTGTAAAACCATTATCTGATGGTCAG TCAAACAGAGTTACATTTAACCTGACACCAGAAATCATCCATCAG ATATTCGCCGAGAAACCAGCTGTTCGCCAAGCATATTTGAATTTTGTCCCGAGCAAG ATGACTGAGAAAGAGTTCTGGACCAAATATTCAAGAGCAGAATATTTTCACAGCACAAGAAATGTGGTTGCTGCTGCAGCAGAGGCTGCTTTAGATGAGGAGCTTGCTGTTTTTCTGAAGCAAGACAAGATGTTGGCCGATGAAGCTCGCAGAAAG ATCAGGCGTGTCGATCCAACTGTGGACATGGAAGCTGATAAGGGCGATGACTACATACATATCCCG GATCGTGGTCTACTTAATGATGACACCAAGGATGTTTTTGATGCTCAATATGAGCCATATCGAAGATCTTTCTCACAAAATCTCAACCAACATGCAGCTGTTGTTCTTCAAGGAAGAGTTGTAG ATGTTGGTCTAGGAGATGCAAGGTCTGTTGCTGAAGCCCTCATCAGGACAAAACAAG TTGAACTGGCTAATGACTTATCTGATAGCAATTTGGATCGAGAACGCTCAGACAGGATTTCTCGAATGACTGAGATTGAGGATCTTTGGGGGCCTCAAGACCCTTCAGTTGCACCCCTATGCATAAAG GATCCTCGGGATTACTTTGAATTTAAACATGCTAATGCCCTAGAACCATTGGGGGATGCAAGTTCAGGTGCATATACAGTATTACGTAGTGTCCGGTCCAGTGAAGCCTATGATTCCTTGAGGGAACTCATATCTGATGTTAGAGAGAGAGGTCTGAAAGAACCACTAATGAATCCAGAAGTCTCTTTCAAG GTCCTTAATGTGTTGACCCAGAACATCTCTAGCACCAAGTTTAATATTGGAAAGAACCCTCATGAAAGTGTTTTGGATGGCTTGCCAAAAGTTCTTAAAGACGAACTTTTACAT caCTGGACGTCTATCCAGGAATTATTGAAGCACTTTTGGTCGTCGTACCCAGTAACAACGAAGTACCTTTATGTGAAG CTACGATGA
- the LOC142540660 gene encoding general transcription and DNA repair factor IIH subunit TFB1-1-like isoform X1, whose protein sequence is MDAEVMKRAKYKSSVKDPGVPGVLKLTMERFMFMPSDPKSSARLNVEFGMIKGHKFTKEGAKQALLNLTQDQGGNYILEFDNFPDRDVCRDFVATAIAFHSEAGGVTSDKSAAPVGTEQLSTSEMECRIKLLQENSELQRLHKQFVIGGILTEAEFWATRKKLLEQNDNKRPKQWVALKNEMWTVKPLSDGQSNRVTFNLTPEIIHQIFAEKPAVRQAYLNFVPSKMTEKEFWTKYSRAEYFHSTRNVVAAAAEAALDEELAVFLKQDKMLADEARRKIRRVDPTVDMEADKGDDYIHIPDRGLLNDDTKDVFDAQYEPYRRSFSQNLNQHAAVVLQGRVVDVGLGDARSVAEALIRTKQVELANDLSDSNLDRERSDRISRMTEIEDLWGPQDPSVAPLCIKDPRDYFEFKHANALEPLGDASSGAYTVLRSVRSSEAYDSLRELISDVRERGLKEPLMNPEVSFKVLNVLTQNISSTKFNIGKNPHESVLDGLPKVLKDELLHHWTSIQELLKHFWSSYPVTTKYLYVKVARLKDAMSQVYPKLQEIKVSVQSDFRHQVSLLIQPMQQALDAALTHYEADVQKRLARSGERPNGIV, encoded by the exons ATGGATGCGGAGGTGATGAAACGTGCTAAGTACAAGTCTTCTGTCAAGGACCCCGGTGTTCCTGGCGTTCTCAAATTG ACTATGGAAAGGTTTATGTTTATGCCCAGTGATCCAAAATCATCTGCAAGGCTGAATGTGGAATTTGGAATGATTAAAG GACACAAATTTACCAAGGAGGGTGCTAAGCAGGCCCTACTGAATCTTACTCAGGACCAG GGTGGAAATTATATTCTTGAGTTCGATAATTTTCCGGATCGTGATGTATGTCGGGACTTTGTCG CCACTGCCATTGCATTTCACAGTGAAGCTGGAGGAGTGACCTCTGATAAGTCCGCGGCACCAGTTGGTACTGAACAACTTAGCACATCAGAAATGGAGTGTCGAATTAAGCTACTTCAGGAAAACAG CGAATTACAGAGACTTCACAAACAATTTGTTATTGGAGGTATCTTGACGGAAGCTGAATTCTGGGCGACAAGGAAG AAATTGCTGGAGCAGAATGACAATAAACGGCCAAAGCAGTGGGTTGCTTTAAAAAACGAAATGTGGACTGTAAAACCATTATCTGATGGTCAG TCAAACAGAGTTACATTTAACCTGACACCAGAAATCATCCATCAG ATATTCGCCGAGAAACCAGCTGTTCGCCAAGCATATTTGAATTTTGTCCCGAGCAAG ATGACTGAGAAAGAGTTCTGGACCAAATATTCAAGAGCAGAATATTTTCACAGCACAAGAAATGTGGTTGCTGCTGCAGCAGAGGCTGCTTTAGATGAGGAGCTTGCTGTTTTTCTGAAGCAAGACAAGATGTTGGCCGATGAAGCTCGCAGAAAG ATCAGGCGTGTCGATCCAACTGTGGACATGGAAGCTGATAAGGGCGATGACTACATACATATCCCG GATCGTGGTCTACTTAATGATGACACCAAGGATGTTTTTGATGCTCAATATGAGCCATATCGAAGATCTTTCTCACAAAATCTCAACCAACATGCAGCTGTTGTTCTTCAAGGAAGAGTTGTAG ATGTTGGTCTAGGAGATGCAAGGTCTGTTGCTGAAGCCCTCATCAGGACAAAACAAG TTGAACTGGCTAATGACTTATCTGATAGCAATTTGGATCGAGAACGCTCAGACAGGATTTCTCGAATGACTGAGATTGAGGATCTTTGGGGGCCTCAAGACCCTTCAGTTGCACCCCTATGCATAAAG GATCCTCGGGATTACTTTGAATTTAAACATGCTAATGCCCTAGAACCATTGGGGGATGCAAGTTCAGGTGCATATACAGTATTACGTAGTGTCCGGTCCAGTGAAGCCTATGATTCCTTGAGGGAACTCATATCTGATGTTAGAGAGAGAGGTCTGAAAGAACCACTAATGAATCCAGAAGTCTCTTTCAAG GTCCTTAATGTGTTGACCCAGAACATCTCTAGCACCAAGTTTAATATTGGAAAGAACCCTCATGAAAGTGTTTTGGATGGCTTGCCAAAAGTTCTTAAAGACGAACTTTTACAT caCTGGACGTCTATCCAGGAATTATTGAAGCACTTTTGGTCGTCGTACCCAGTAACAACGAAGTACCTTTATGTGAAG GTTGCTAGATTGAAAGATGCAATGTCACAAGTGTATCCAAAGCTACAG GAAATTAAGGTATCTGTTCAATCGGATTTCAGGCATCAAGTTTCACTTCTCATTCAGCCAATGCAACAG GCTCTAGATGCTGCCTTGACACATTATGAAGCTGATGTTCAGAAGAGACTTGCTAGGAGTGGAGAAAGACCTAACGGGATCGTGTAG